ATCTGACTTTGCAGAATCCGCCTTCGGACGAAGGGATGACCTGGGCCGAAGCTAAGGCCTATTGCGACGATTTGAGCTTCGACGGCCACGACGATTGGCGCTTGCCGACAATCTCGGAACTGCGCAGCCTGATTCGCGGATGCGTTTACACGGAGACCGGAGGAGACTGCAATGTAACGGACGATTGCCTAGACTCATCTTGTCGGAATGATTCCTGCGATGGCTGCGGGTACCTGGAGGGTCCCGGTTCTGGTGGGGCGTATTGGCCGGATGGAATGTCCGGTCCAATCGGTTGGTATTGGTCGTCTTCGCCGGTCGCGGGCTACGACAACTACGCGTGGGGCGTCTATTTCTACTACGGCTACGTCAGCAGCCACTCCACCGGCTACTACGACTACTACGCGC
The nucleotide sequence above comes from Candidatus Alcyoniella australis. Encoded proteins:
- a CDS encoding DUF1566 domain-containing protein; this translates as MKRMLFWVLAAVLCLSVGLVISCSGGGGDDDDDTGDDDTGDDDTGDDDTGDDDTGDLTLQNPPSDEGMTWAEAKAYCDDLSFDGHDDWRLPTISELRSLIRGCVYTETGGDCNVTDDCLDSSCRNDSCDGCGYLEGPGSGGAYWPDGMSGPIGWYWSSSPVAGYDNYAWGVYFYYGYVSSHSTGYYDYYARCVR